A window of Pedobacter lusitanus contains these coding sequences:
- the yiaA gene encoding inner membrane protein YiaA, with protein MNQKPSSAFIGASWVALMAGFAAYNIGLFNATMQLNEKGYYFTILIFGVFAAISVQKCVRDRLEGIPVTNIYYGIAWFCTILSLVLLTVGLWNATLALSEKGFYAMSFVLTIFASIAVQKNTRDSIGTEPKAPNDQNNL; from the coding sequence ATGAACCAAAAACCATCAAGTGCATTTATAGGGGCTTCCTGGGTAGCCTTAATGGCAGGATTTGCAGCTTATAACATCGGGCTTTTCAATGCTACAATGCAATTAAATGAGAAAGGATATTATTTCACCATCCTTATTTTCGGTGTATTTGCAGCCATTTCTGTACAAAAATGTGTTCGTGACCGCCTGGAAGGAATTCCGGTAACGAATATTTATTACGGTATAGCCTGGTTTTGTACCATTTTATCCCTTGTACTATTAACTGTAGGATTATGGAATGCTACACTTGCTTTAAGTGAAAAAGGATTTTATGCAATGTCTTTTGTACTCACAATTTTCGCTTCCATTGCGGTACAGAAAAACACCAGAGACAGTATTGGTACTGAACCTAAAGCACCAAACGATCAGAATAACCTGTAA
- a CDS encoding DinB family protein, translating into MKTEYYTQLYQRDLSKVTEELKMYPDDSSLWEVLPGTTNSGGHLLQHLIGNLKTFVGNPFGHIGYERNRDAEFNARLFTREELIEEFNRLSEIIADAVSGLTSAELESDYPAEIKVVKDEQSVEYVLIHLFAHLSYHTGQINYHRRYVTANRSV; encoded by the coding sequence ATGAAAACTGAATACTATACGCAATTATATCAACGTGACCTGAGCAAAGTCACTGAAGAACTGAAAATGTACCCTGATGATAGCTCGCTATGGGAAGTTTTACCTGGAACAACCAATTCCGGTGGTCATTTGCTGCAGCACCTGATAGGTAATTTAAAGACTTTTGTAGGTAATCCTTTCGGACATATCGGTTATGAAAGAAACAGGGATGCGGAGTTTAATGCGAGGTTGTTTACCAGAGAAGAACTGATTGAGGAATTTAACCGGCTGTCAGAAATTATCGCTGATGCGGTTTCCGGATTAACCAGTGCTGAACTGGAAAGTGACTACCCCGCAGAGATTAAGGTGGTTAAAGACGAACAGTCTGTTGAATATGTACTGATTCATCTTTTTGCTCACCTGTCTTATCATACCGGACAGATTAATTATCACAGGCGTTATGTGACAGCAAACAGATCTGTCTGA
- a CDS encoding efflux transporter outer membrane subunit produces MKRYLKVYLPVTGLIILLSASCKITQPYQKPAVDMEGLYRDNVTADTLSIASLHWKEMFTDTLLQKLIGEGIRQNLNLKAAYSRIRQSKAYLEQSRLAFLPSLSGDGSATAAGSSNQSELKSVTPYQYQAELTTSWEADLWGKLSSAKRANLASLLQAEANARAVQTELVASIATNYYRLLALDDQLLITQQSVKNWQTTVDIMKKLKTADVVTGAAVVQSESSKYAVAVTIPDLMQSVRETENGLNLLLGRVPGPIERSKFDQIHAIALLKTGVPVQLLANRPDVQAAEYNFKNAFELSNVARTYFYPSLTISASGGYSSFSSFFGPGSWISSLTGGLTQPIFNKGANKTRLKVALEQQQQAVLSFQTTILTAGQEVSNAMYSYQRASEKKITRTSQLENLEKSVQYTQALVRYGSANYTEVLTAQQSFLAAQLSQVNDQLQQLQATVSLYRALGGGWK; encoded by the coding sequence ATGAAACGATATTTGAAAGTTTATCTGCCCGTTACCGGGCTGATCATATTGTTATCCGCATCGTGCAAAATAACTCAGCCTTATCAAAAGCCAGCAGTGGATATGGAAGGGCTGTACAGGGATAATGTAACTGCCGATACTCTGAGCATTGCCAGTTTACACTGGAAAGAAATGTTTACAGATACCTTACTGCAAAAGTTAATCGGTGAAGGGATCCGCCAGAATTTAAATCTGAAAGCTGCCTATTCCCGTATCCGTCAGTCTAAGGCTTATTTAGAACAGAGCAGGTTGGCATTTTTACCTTCTTTAAGTGGAGATGGCAGTGCAACTGCTGCGGGATCTTCCAATCAGAGTGAGCTGAAAAGTGTAACGCCCTATCAGTATCAGGCAGAACTGACTACAAGTTGGGAGGCCGATTTATGGGGAAAACTGAGTAGCGCAAAACGCGCAAATTTAGCTTCACTGTTACAGGCTGAAGCTAATGCAAGAGCTGTTCAGACAGAGCTGGTAGCCAGTATCGCTACGAATTATTACCGGCTGCTTGCGCTGGATGATCAGTTACTGATTACACAGCAAAGTGTTAAAAACTGGCAGACTACAGTAGATATTATGAAAAAACTAAAGACTGCTGATGTGGTGACGGGTGCAGCAGTAGTACAGAGTGAATCGAGTAAATATGCCGTTGCGGTTACGATTCCGGATCTTATGCAGTCTGTCAGAGAAACGGAAAACGGACTGAACCTGTTACTGGGCAGGGTTCCGGGGCCCATAGAAAGAAGTAAGTTCGATCAGATTCATGCTATTGCCCTGTTGAAAACAGGTGTTCCGGTACAACTGTTAGCTAACCGGCCTGATGTGCAGGCAGCAGAATACAATTTTAAAAATGCTTTTGAATTGAGTAATGTGGCCAGAACTTATTTCTATCCTTCACTGACTATTTCCGCATCGGGTGGATATTCAAGTTTCAGCAGCTTTTTTGGGCCGGGCTCCTGGATCAGCAGCCTGACTGGCGGGTTAACGCAGCCGATATTTAACAAAGGTGCAAACAAGACCAGGTTGAAAGTGGCGCTGGAGCAACAGCAACAAGCGGTTCTGAGCTTTCAGACTACTATACTTACTGCCGGACAGGAAGTTTCCAATGCGATGTATTCTTATCAGAGAGCTTCTGAAAAGAAAATTACGAGAACAAGTCAGCTGGAAAATCTGGAAAAATCAGTTCAGTATACACAGGCGCTGGTCAGATATGGTTCTGCAAATTATACAGAAGTACTGACCGCGCAGCAAAGTTTTCTGGCTGCACAACTTAGCCAGGTAAATGATCAGCTGCAGCAATTACAGGCAACAGTGTCATTGTACCGGGCTCTGGGTGGGGGTTGGAAATAA
- a CDS encoding alpha/beta hydrolase has protein sequence MKRLSSLLVAMFFAGSSFAAKVDTAAVYSKGMKKEVRCVFISPDQKKDGGRFPVVYVLHGYSGSAVRTIKQDIPDLAAEADAYQMIFVLADGGFDSWYFDSPVNAQIRYESFITKELISYTDKNYPSIPVREKRAVYGWSMGGHGALFLAIRHKDLYGAAGSICGAVDFRPFVHAYGIEKSLGDFPGHEKSWEMHTVNYTISSLKNKELKLIIDCGLDDPLLEINRSLHRKLTELKIEHDYIERPGAHNDAYWSKASAFQLLFIHNYFTQS, from the coding sequence ATGAAACGATTATCCAGCCTTTTAGTGGCTATGTTTTTTGCGGGTTCTTCTTTTGCAGCGAAAGTTGATACCGCCGCGGTATATAGTAAAGGCATGAAAAAAGAAGTTCGCTGTGTTTTTATAAGTCCTGATCAGAAAAAAGATGGCGGGCGATTTCCTGTTGTTTATGTGCTGCACGGTTATAGCGGAAGTGCTGTCAGAACGATCAAACAGGACATTCCGGATCTTGCCGCAGAGGCCGATGCCTATCAGATGATTTTTGTTCTTGCTGATGGCGGGTTTGACAGCTGGTATTTTGACAGTCCTGTAAATGCGCAGATCCGTTATGAAAGTTTTATCACTAAAGAACTGATCAGCTATACGGATAAAAATTATCCCTCTATCCCTGTCAGAGAGAAAAGAGCTGTTTACGGATGGAGTATGGGTGGTCATGGAGCCCTTTTTCTGGCTATCCGTCATAAAGATCTGTATGGCGCAGCTGGCAGCATATGCGGCGCAGTTGATTTCAGACCCTTTGTCCATGCTTATGGGATAGAGAAAAGTCTGGGTGATTTCCCTGGTCATGAAAAGAGTTGGGAGATGCATACGGTGAACTATACTATTTCCTCCTTAAAAAATAAGGAACTGAAACTGATTATTGACTGTGGTCTTGATGATCCTTTACTGGAAATCAACAGATCATTGCACCGGAAATTGACTGAGCTTAAAATCGAACATGATTATATAGAACGTCCGGGGGCACATAATGATGCCTACTGGTCCAAAGCATCTGCTTTTCAGTTGCTGTTTATTCATAATTATTTCACCCAATCCTAA
- a CDS encoding GNAT family N-acetyltransferase, whose protein sequence is MNIEQFNDEKKGSFKAIENDKVAGEMTYVWAGPGKIIIDHTEVNPDFSGKGVGKKLVLEAVKYARDNKVKILPLCPFAKSVFDKNPDLQDVLF, encoded by the coding sequence ATGAATATTGAACAGTTCAATGACGAGAAAAAAGGCAGTTTTAAGGCCATAGAAAATGATAAGGTAGCCGGAGAAATGACTTATGTCTGGGCAGGACCAGGTAAAATCATTATCGACCATACAGAGGTAAACCCTGATTTTTCAGGAAAAGGTGTTGGAAAAAAACTGGTACTGGAAGCAGTAAAATATGCAAGGGATAACAAGGTGAAAATCCTTCCGTTATGTCCGTTTGCTAAAAGTGTATTTGATAAAAATCCTGATTTGCAGGATGTACTTTTTTAA
- a CDS encoding RidA family protein — protein sequence MMNIVKCLLMISVLGSLTQKVSAQEITNPKGLYDPRVHGYSHVATVPANSILVFVAGQAGTDSEGQLSKDFRTQVSFTFKNLATALKSKGLELHHIAKLTTLVVNYNAEKHKILIEEGKKFWPDEKFPVNTLIPVSGLALDGMLIEIDATAAGEVIKQANRG from the coding sequence ATGATGAACATTGTTAAATGTCTGTTAATGATCTCAGTACTGGGGTCTTTAACTCAAAAGGTAAGTGCACAGGAAATCACTAATCCTAAAGGTTTATACGACCCCCGGGTACATGGGTATTCGCATGTGGCAACAGTACCTGCTAACAGTATACTTGTTTTTGTGGCCGGACAGGCGGGGACTGATAGCGAAGGTCAGCTTAGTAAAGATTTCAGAACACAGGTAAGTTTTACTTTTAAAAATCTGGCAACGGCATTGAAAAGTAAAGGCCTGGAACTGCATCATATTGCTAAACTAACTACGCTTGTAGTCAATTACAATGCTGAAAAACACAAAATACTGATTGAAGAAGGAAAGAAGTTCTGGCCGGATGAGAAATTTCCGGTAAATACACTGATTCCTGTATCAGGACTGGCTTTAGACGGAATGTTAATTGAAATTGATGCAACAGCAGCCGGTGAGGTTATTAAACAAGCTAATCGGGGCTAA
- a CDS encoding pirin family protein has protein sequence MSNIKLIIEERASNIGNFIVGRLLPFREKRMVGPFAFIDHMGPVVLSDHENLDVAPHPHIGLSTLTYLFKGSIMHKDSLGNEVEIKPGQVNWMTAGSGIVHSERTPEYLRHSDKMLHGLQIWVALPKDKEEMSPEFYHVEENEMPVWEAEGTSFKLIAGEAFGKKSPVPVFSPLYFLELKTTSRQKVKIGEHLYGESALYILEGAIESEGNIYEPKHILIAKDSQLCEFEMQEHTTVYIFGGEPFPEERFIYWNFVASSRELIENAKTKWLEQSFPRVPGETEFVPLPEQGKQIR, from the coding sequence ATGTCAAATATTAAATTGATTATAGAAGAAAGAGCAAGCAATATTGGCAATTTCATAGTCGGGCGGTTATTGCCATTCCGTGAAAAAAGAATGGTAGGCCCGTTTGCCTTTATTGATCACATGGGCCCGGTTGTGCTGAGTGATCACGAAAATCTGGACGTAGCTCCGCATCCACATATTGGTCTTTCTACGCTGACCTATCTTTTTAAGGGCAGCATTATGCATAAAGATAGTTTGGGCAATGAAGTAGAAATTAAGCCGGGTCAGGTAAATTGGATGACTGCAGGAAGTGGGATTGTTCATTCTGAACGGACTCCCGAATATTTGCGTCATTCGGATAAAATGCTGCATGGACTTCAGATCTGGGTAGCCTTACCAAAAGACAAAGAAGAAATGTCTCCTGAATTTTATCATGTGGAGGAAAATGAAATGCCTGTCTGGGAAGCTGAAGGTACTTCGTTCAAACTGATTGCGGGAGAAGCATTTGGTAAAAAATCTCCTGTTCCTGTTTTTAGTCCGCTTTATTTTCTGGAATTAAAAACTACCAGCCGTCAGAAAGTGAAAATCGGGGAGCACCTGTATGGCGAAAGTGCTTTATATATTCTGGAGGGAGCTATTGAAAGTGAAGGGAATATTTACGAGCCTAAACATATACTGATTGCCAAAGACAGTCAGCTTTGTGAATTTGAAATGCAGGAGCATACCACAGTTTATATATTTGGCGGAGAGCCGTTCCCCGAAGAACGTTTTATTTACTGGAATTTTGTAGCTTCAAGCAGGGAGCTGATCGAGAATGCTAAAACTAAATGGCTTGAACAGTCATTTCCGCGGGTGCCGGGAGAAACCGAGTTTGTTCCGCTTCCGGAACAGGGTAAACAGATCAGATAA
- a CDS encoding L,D-transpeptidase family protein: MLRKPENSLSGEDDFKNQQLNFESVKTAYAEKWPGLRDELFRKDFEDNFDLFIAAYKSEGKLEIWLRDSSQPRYALFKTYDFSAHSGVLGPKTKKDDLQTPEGVYYIDRFNPLSRFYLSLGINYPNAVDLLRSGHHDPGSDIYIHGNCLTVGCIPLTDDKIKEVYILAIEARNNRQTQIPVHIFPFRMTQENMNRNLVDFPQHKAFWKTLQLTYNYFEKFRNPA; the protein is encoded by the coding sequence ATGTTGAGGAAACCAGAAAATTCTCTATCCGGTGAAGATGATTTCAAAAATCAGCAGCTCAATTTTGAAAGTGTAAAAACTGCCTATGCTGAAAAATGGCCCGGATTAAGGGACGAGCTTTTCAGGAAAGACTTTGAAGATAATTTTGACCTGTTTATCGCGGCTTATAAAAGCGAAGGTAAGCTGGAAATCTGGCTTAGAGACAGTAGTCAGCCCCGGTATGCACTGTTTAAAACCTATGATTTCAGTGCGCATTCCGGTGTTTTAGGTCCGAAGACTAAAAAAGATGATCTGCAAACACCAGAAGGTGTCTATTATATTGACCGTTTCAATCCTCTGAGCCGTTTTTATCTATCTCTGGGTATTAATTATCCAAATGCTGTTGATTTACTCAGAAGTGGTCATCATGACCCCGGTTCAGATATTTACATCCATGGAAACTGTCTTACTGTGGGTTGTATTCCACTCACAGATGATAAAATAAAGGAAGTATACATACTTGCTATTGAAGCGAGAAACAATAGACAGACACAAATTCCTGTACATATCTTCCCATTTAGAATGACACAGGAAAACATGAACAGGAATCTGGTGGATTTTCCGCAGCATAAAGCATTCTGGAAAACGTTACAACTCACTTATAACTATTTTGAGAAATTCAGAAATCCAGCCTGA
- a CDS encoding Crp/Fnr family transcriptional regulator yields MDSFIKALNRYAPLSTACIDEILKIVRPKTIARHDFLLREGSIPRTIAFVSKGLLSYYYTTEEGNIVIKKFFAENSFVASTSAMLKREPGLFNICALEDTDVLEYDSFAFRQLLERFPDLAMFHIKYMEKHWIEDKEVLEITAKYQNATQRYQSFLLTYPELNDRLKQHHIASYLGITPTQLSRIRKELFL; encoded by the coding sequence ATGGATTCATTTATTAAGGCATTAAACAGATACGCACCGTTATCTACAGCGTGTATCGATGAAATCTTAAAGATTGTGCGGCCAAAAACAATTGCCAGACACGATTTTCTACTCAGAGAAGGGAGTATCCCCAGGACAATTGCCTTTGTCAGCAAGGGGCTTCTGTCTTATTATTACACTACGGAAGAAGGAAATATTGTAATCAAGAAATTTTTCGCTGAAAATTCTTTTGTCGCTTCTACTTCTGCAATGCTTAAAAGAGAACCTGGTCTTTTTAATATCTGTGCGCTTGAAGATACCGATGTGCTTGAATATGATTCATTTGCTTTCCGGCAGTTACTGGAGCGGTTCCCTGATCTGGCTATGTTCCATATTAAATATATGGAGAAACACTGGATCGAAGACAAGGAGGTTCTGGAGATTACGGCAAAATATCAAAATGCGACACAACGTTATCAGAGCTTTCTGCTCACCTATCCTGAGCTGAATGACAGACTTAAACAACATCATATAGCTTCTTATCTGGGGATCACTCCAACCCAGCTTAGCCGGATCCGGAAAGAATTGTTTTTGTGA
- a CDS encoding alpha/beta hydrolase, producing MKILIGLGVLILLLVVVYFSGPKPATPVYVTALPAVPDKPAQLDTFINDRESKLSLKTDNQARIIWADSTHKEQTEYAVVYLHGFTASQGEGEPVHRNFAKAFGCNLYLARLAGHGLQGKDAMLEFTPENLWASALEAYAIGKKLGKKVIIMGTSTGGALAVKLAANFPEINSIILYSPNIEINNGSAWLTNKPWGLQLVRKVMGGMYSKKSADTDPKVLQYWYSQYRLEAVPQLQEFMETSNTKESYEKVKQPVLMLYYYKDAQHQDQTVKVDAMLKMFEELGTPAALKVKQAVPNAGNHVIGSPLLSKDVAAVERETSKFAIDVLKMTPVKP from the coding sequence ATGAAGATTTTAATAGGTTTGGGAGTGCTGATACTTCTATTGGTCGTTGTTTATTTTTCAGGGCCTAAGCCCGCTACTCCTGTTTATGTAACAGCCTTACCCGCTGTTCCGGATAAACCAGCCCAGCTGGATACCTTTATTAATGACAGAGAATCGAAACTTTCTTTAAAAACCGACAACCAGGCAAGGATAATATGGGCTGACAGTACGCATAAAGAGCAGACAGAATATGCTGTAGTATATCTTCATGGCTTTACTGCTTCCCAGGGAGAAGGAGAGCCTGTGCATCGTAATTTTGCCAAAGCCTTTGGCTGTAATCTGTATCTTGCCCGTCTTGCCGGTCATGGCTTGCAGGGAAAAGATGCTATGCTGGAGTTTACGCCGGAAAACTTATGGGCTTCGGCGCTTGAAGCTTATGCAATTGGTAAAAAACTGGGTAAAAAGGTAATTATCATGGGCACTTCAACCGGTGGGGCACTGGCGGTTAAATTAGCGGCAAACTTCCCTGAAATTAACAGTATAATTCTTTACTCTCCAAATATTGAAATCAATAACGGCTCTGCCTGGCTAACCAATAAACCATGGGGACTGCAGCTGGTAAGAAAAGTAATGGGCGGAATGTATTCGAAGAAAAGTGCAGACACCGACCCGAAAGTGCTGCAGTACTGGTATAGTCAGTATCGTCTGGAAGCTGTGCCTCAGCTGCAGGAATTTATGGAGACTTCCAATACTAAAGAAAGTTATGAAAAAGTAAAACAACCGGTATTAATGCTTTATTATTATAAGGACGCCCAGCATCAGGATCAGACAGTAAAGGTAGATGCCATGCTAAAGATGTTTGAGGAACTGGGAACCCCTGCTGCCCTGAAGGTAAAACAGGCTGTTCCGAATGCAGGAAACCATGTTATAGGTTCTCCTTTATT
- a CDS encoding lysophospholipid acyltransferase family protein, giving the protein MNPVRNKLFNQLYHLIFFPVYLISLLPYSVADATLGKMLYFMSYRVFRYRYNVVLQNLSRSLPAKSYPEIQQIAKEYYKHLVCMVIETVKLFSVSKQSLDQKVQLVNTELLLHYHQQNRNIIAVLGHYGNWEYLNILPARLPFKTNAIYKPLSSPVMNKLVHYVRGRFGMQLIPANQALRHLLKQKDQPQLSIFIADQFPGTSDQNKFDFMHQSTNMFNGAEKLAIATNAVVVYLEINRKPDNSWEIDFSLITESPKETCNQEITRSFAQKLQHTISVAPSYWLWSHKRWKD; this is encoded by the coding sequence ATGAATCCTGTGAGGAATAAACTTTTCAATCAGCTGTATCATCTTATTTTTTTTCCAGTTTACCTGATCAGCCTGCTGCCTTATTCCGTAGCCGATGCAACTCTTGGAAAAATGCTCTACTTCATGTCTTACAGAGTCTTCAGGTATCGTTACAACGTAGTCCTGCAAAATCTTTCCAGATCCCTGCCGGCCAAATCTTATCCGGAGATTCAGCAGATTGCAAAAGAGTATTATAAACATCTGGTCTGTATGGTCATTGAAACAGTCAAACTTTTTTCTGTAAGCAAACAGTCTCTGGATCAGAAAGTACAGCTGGTTAACACAGAATTATTGCTGCATTACCATCAGCAGAACAGGAATATCATTGCTGTTTTAGGCCATTATGGCAACTGGGAATACCTGAATATTTTACCCGCCAGACTCCCCTTTAAAACAAATGCGATCTATAAACCGCTTTCCAGCCCGGTTATGAATAAACTGGTTCACTATGTAAGAGGACGTTTCGGCATGCAGCTGATTCCCGCAAACCAGGCATTAAGGCATCTGCTTAAACAAAAAGATCAGCCGCAATTGTCCATTTTTATCGCCGATCAGTTTCCCGGAACCAGCGACCAGAATAAATTTGACTTCATGCATCAGTCAACCAATATGTTCAATGGTGCTGAAAAATTAGCCATAGCTACTAATGCTGTAGTGGTTTATCTGGAGATCAACCGGAAACCGGACAACAGCTGGGAAATAGATTTTTCCCTGATTACAGAAAGCCCGAAGGAAACCTGTAACCAGGAAATCACCAGATCTTTTGCACAAAAACTTCAGCACACGATCAGTGTTGCCCCATCTTACTGGTTATGGTCACACAAAAGATGGAAAGACTAA